In a genomic window of Spirosoma agri:
- the hemE gene encoding uroporphyrinogen decarboxylase, translating into MTLQNDLLLRTARGELTERVPVWMMRQAGRVLPQYRVVREKAGSFITLAKTPELAAEVTIQPVDAFDVDAAIIFSDILVVPEAMGLPYEMIESRGPVFPDTVRTLADLSRLRVADAESDLGYVLDAIKLTKKELNGRVPLIGFAGAPFTIFCYMTEGKGSKTFSVAKKLLYTDPDFAHALLQQITDSTISYLQAQIRAGADLVQIFDSWAGILSPEQYRTFSLPYIKQICDLITDVPVTVFAKGAFFARHEIGQLSCDVVGLDWNMNPAESRELIPNRVLQGNLDPCVLYADFAQIRAEVKQMFDSFGHQHYIANLGHGIYPDTDPDKARCFVDAVKEMSQL; encoded by the coding sequence ATGACTTTACAGAATGACTTATTACTCCGCACTGCCCGGGGTGAATTGACGGAACGGGTTCCCGTTTGGATGATGCGACAGGCAGGTCGCGTATTGCCGCAGTACCGTGTCGTTCGGGAAAAGGCCGGGAGTTTCATTACGCTGGCGAAAACGCCCGAACTAGCCGCTGAGGTAACGATTCAGCCGGTCGATGCGTTCGATGTCGATGCAGCCATCATCTTCTCCGATATTCTGGTTGTGCCCGAAGCGATGGGCCTCCCGTACGAGATGATCGAAAGTCGGGGCCCGGTCTTCCCGGACACGGTTCGCACGCTGGCCGATCTGAGCCGATTGCGCGTAGCCGATGCCGAAAGTGATCTTGGCTACGTACTGGATGCGATCAAACTGACAAAAAAAGAACTGAACGGACGTGTACCGCTGATTGGCTTTGCCGGGGCACCCTTCACCATTTTTTGCTACATGACCGAAGGAAAGGGGTCGAAAACATTTTCGGTAGCCAAAAAACTGCTTTATACCGACCCCGATTTTGCTCATGCGCTGCTTCAGCAGATTACCGACAGCACGATCAGCTATTTGCAGGCACAGATCCGGGCCGGAGCTGATTTGGTCCAGATCTTCGATTCATGGGCGGGCATTCTTTCGCCGGAACAATACCGCACGTTCTCGCTACCGTACATCAAACAAATTTGTGATCTAATCACCGATGTACCCGTCACGGTTTTTGCCAAAGGCGCTTTTTTCGCGCGGCACGAAATCGGTCAACTGAGCTGCGATGTAGTGGGACTGGACTGGAACATGAACCCAGCTGAGTCGCGGGAGTTGATCCCGAACCGGGTTTTGCAAGGCAATCTTGATCCCTGTGTTCTTTACGCCGATTTTGCTCAGATCCGGGCCGAAGTCAAACAAATGTTCGACTCTTTTGGTCATCAGCATTACATCGCCAATCTCGGCCACGGCATTTATCCCGATACGGACCCCGATAAAGCACGGTGCTTTGTCGATGCGGTAAAAGAAATGTCACAACTGTAA
- a CDS encoding glycosyltransferase family 4 protein has product MPSLFIDAERLRDLNSGLGQVCLHLGHELVRQRPDAWDVTFLVPRGQTGIFGNSVNYFEASWQRKLWIPGPSGSGKYDVWHCLHQDSAYLPRQSPTKLVLTIHDLNFLERPDYSSEKKAGKLAELQRKVDRATALTTISNYTAGVVREHLRIPVSKPVQVIPNGVAVDPAGAPTVVPDALSSLAESPFLLFLGVIHPKKNVHTLLPLLEAFPDYRLVLAGPDGHPYAQHLREQAQKLGVADRFLMLGAVDEAAKLWLYAHCEAFLFPSLSEGFGLPVAEAMTFGKPVFSSNLTSLPEVGGKEAYYFDDFEPENMAKVLHDGLHDFGQNALRQERLRKRAAGFSWPNVARDYWALYKGLMNPKS; this is encoded by the coding sequence ATGCCTTCACTCTTCATCGACGCCGAACGGTTGCGTGATCTCAACAGCGGTCTTGGACAGGTATGTCTGCACCTCGGCCATGAACTTGTGCGTCAGCGACCCGACGCATGGGATGTAACGTTTCTGGTGCCAAGAGGTCAAACGGGTATTTTTGGTAATTCGGTCAACTACTTCGAAGCGTCGTGGCAACGCAAACTCTGGATTCCAGGACCTTCCGGATCGGGCAAGTATGACGTCTGGCATTGCCTGCATCAGGATTCGGCGTATTTGCCCCGGCAGTCGCCGACGAAACTAGTGTTGACAATCCATGATCTGAATTTTCTGGAACGACCCGACTATTCATCCGAAAAAAAAGCGGGTAAACTGGCGGAATTACAACGTAAGGTCGACCGGGCTACCGCCTTAACGACTATTTCGAACTATACGGCTGGTGTGGTGCGGGAGCACTTACGCATTCCGGTGTCGAAACCAGTACAGGTTATTCCAAATGGTGTAGCCGTCGATCCTGCCGGTGCACCAACTGTAGTGCCCGACGCATTAAGCTCACTTGCCGAATCGCCTTTTCTGCTCTTTCTGGGCGTCATTCACCCCAAGAAAAATGTTCATACACTGTTGCCGCTGCTGGAAGCGTTCCCGGATTATCGACTGGTGCTGGCTGGTCCGGACGGTCATCCGTATGCACAGCATCTTCGCGAACAGGCGCAGAAACTTGGTGTAGCTGACCGATTTCTGATGCTCGGCGCGGTCGATGAGGCTGCCAAGTTGTGGCTTTATGCTCATTGCGAAGCATTTTTATTCCCATCCCTGTCAGAAGGATTTGGGTTGCCCGTTGCCGAAGCCATGACATTCGGTAAACCTGTTTTCAGTTCCAACCTCACGAGTCTGCCCGAAGTAGGGGGGAAGGAAGCCTATTATTTTGACGACTTCGAGCCGGAGAATATGGCAAAAGTTCTCCACGATGGGTTGCACGATTTTGGTCAGAACGCACTTCGCCAGGAACGGTTACGCAAACGGGCGGCTGGCTTTAGCTGGCCAAACGTAGCCCGCGACTACTGGGCGTTGTACAAAGGGCTGATGAATCCAAAATCCTGA